From Salmo salar chromosome ssa04, Ssal_v3.1, whole genome shotgun sequence, one genomic window encodes:
- the LOC106602250 gene encoding uncharacterized protein, which translates to MSENLVLTFQTQLSGVMETVLKSAIYEITRLVEDGFLEEVSRSREQVESLKKRLQRSENRGRERDREGGQRGKCAGCGRADEEGGSSGNSPTGAERGRGLKQEKVLGEEWSSCGGVAGETTFNDLEAEATSPRRTSESTEVTGQKLDSLLKEEPLHNTELRERWDVCLDGADGSDISGPSKTFSEQELQQCQADWGSGLDQGPEPPGPEGNPADPSQPLFQPRYSMEELGGWL; encoded by the exons atGTCGGAGAACCTTGTCCTCACATTCCAGACCCAGCTCTCGGGAGTCATGGAGACGGTCCTAAAGTCAGCCATATATGAGATCACCAGGCTGGTGGAGGACGGCTTCCTGGAGGAGGTGTCCCGGAGCCGTGAGCAGGTCGAGTCGCTGAAGAAGAGGCTACAGCGGTCggagaacagaggaagggagagggacagagagggaggccaGAGGGGGAAGTGTGCAGGCTGTGGGAGAGCTGATGAGGAAGGTGGAAGCTCTGGAAACTCACCGACAG GTGCGGAGAGGGGGCGTGGCCTGAAGCAGGAGAAGGTACTAGGGGAGGAGTGGAGCAGCTGTGGGGGCGTGGCCGGGGAAACAACCTTCAATGATCTGGAGGCAGAGGCCACCAGCCCTAGGAGAACCTCTGAG TCCACAGAGGTCACAGGTCAGAAGCTGGACAGCCTGCTGAAAGAGGAGCCTCTCCACAACACTGAGCTACGGGAGAGATGGGACGTCTGCCTGGACG GGGCCGATGGTTCAGACATCTCAGGGCCCAGTAAGACTTTCAGTGAGCAGGAGCTGCAGCAGTGCCAGGCTGACTGGGGATCTGGTCTAGACCAGGGGCCTGAACCACCAGGCCCAGAGGGAAACCCAGCGGACCCCAGCCAACCTCTCTTCCAACCCCGTTACAGCATGGAGGAACTGGGGGGGTGGCTTTGA